The Chroicocephalus ridibundus chromosome Z, bChrRid1.1, whole genome shotgun sequence sequence GATGCTACTtttgtggctgctgctgttgagTTTATGTAGTTGCTGAAAAGCTTAACTCCATCCTAAGTAAAGTTCCTTCCTAGCCTAGATAACTGGAAAGACATCTAGGTAAATCATTATGAAGTTTAGTATGAATTGTGACTTTCACGTTCTAAATGATATGATCTTTCATCTGCGGATCCTTTCCCGCTCCTTCCTAAGACCTCCAATTCTCTTGCTTGTGACTGACAGATACTAAATTAAAGAGTGTCTATATTAAAATACACATAGGCACATACGTATCTATAAATAACAGAACAGGATCATTTAAAGCAATTCTAGATTAAATGTAAAAGAAAGTGCAGATTTACAAAGTAGCAGTTTACTGCGAAAATTATAGCTAACATAAACATACGCTTAATGTGGTCTTTTAAAGTATTCTGATGGTGTGCTAAGGGTTGTCCTGCTTTGTTCAAGTTGTAGTGAGTTCTGGAATTTCTGTTCTCCCTTTGAGTACTTAAAGTACAAAAACTGAGTaactcagaaaagcaaaacaagcaccTTGATCTCCTGTGGCCTTGTGGTTGAAGTATTCTGAATTTTTTAGAGTGCAAGCCCCAAATGAAGCCTTCACATTGGCTAGTAATCCGATAACATCTCTTCATTCCTAATACAGATGCACTGCAGCTTTCAGTCAAGGTTGTAGCCTGGGCCTCTCTTCTCTACCTAACTGCCTATTTTCACAAATCTTAAAGGAGCAGAATTATTATGTATGAAACCTCTACTACTTTGTCAATATAAACAGACAACAACTTCAGAAGCTATCAGAGGGAGAAGGACACCAGAAAAGGTAATTACATAAGATGTTAGGTAAGATGTTAGAAAAGCAAATTAAGAGTCcctactttttgtttctttcctgccACATTGAATCAGGCACTTTCCTCTTTAAACCAGTACGGCAGAGAAGACATAGAAAGACAGGCAGTTGAGACTATTACTATTGTGTGAAAGACCAGAAttgcaaattaattttgcagctgGAGGTGATATTAAGCATCGTGTATATAGCTGTTGACTAATTCAGTGCTTATTTTGGCATATGTACCTGAATTTGGCATCCAAGCATCAGAAATATAACCATGTCCCTTCTAGGCCAATACGCAATTTTACCAGAATTAGGCTATACTTATGTAATAGCCCATTTACTTTTAACTGAGCTATGCAGCATGCAAAAACACCTTATAATGATATCAGTAAGTATAACACCTCAGAACTAATATCTAAGCTccaaaaattttacttttttatattttgctaAGATTTACAAGTAACAGACCAAACAGGGACACCTAACTTCGCTAAGAGTTTTAATGCCCGTGTAAATGCCTGAGAAACACAGACACAGAGATCCATGTACAGATATTGACCAAAGGGAGACCcggggaggtccctgctgactgcaagCTAGCCAGTCTACAAAAAGGGGGTGAGAGAAGACCCAAGGAAccacagacctgttagtctaacctcagttcctggaaaaattatggagaagatggTGCTGGGTACTATTGAAGGACATCTAAAGAACAATGAATCATCAGGCACAACCAACGTGGGTTCACAAAAAGGAActcctgtttaactaatttgatatccttctattGTAAGGTCACTTGCTAATGCATGAAGGGGAGGTGGTGGTTgtaatttctctgcattttagtaaggcttttgctactgtccctcacagcatccttctggacaaattGTCCAGCTGTGGGATGAGGATGTTCACAGTGCGCTGGGCTAAAACCAGCTGTATGGCAGGGCTTAAAGGGTTAAATCGTAGAAATCAttgaatatgttgggttggaatggacctttaaatgtcatctagtccaacccccctgcagtaagcagggatatcttcaactagctcaggttgctcagagcctcatcaagcctggccttgaatgtctccagggatggggcctccaccacctctctgggcaacctgttccagtgtctcaccacccccattgtaaagaacttcttcctaatgtctaaatagtagtgaatggggctacaactggctggtgactggtcaccagtggtgctcctcagggctcagttctagGGACAATCCTGCAATCCTGTCCAACATATTTATCAGCAATCTGGAtccaggagttgaatgcaccattagcaagtttgctgatgataccaaactgggaggtgctgttgactctcttgagggacaggagCCCTTGCAGAGgaatctagatagattggagcatttgGCAGTCATCACTGGCATGATATTTAACATGAACAAATGCTGGATCCTGCATCTGGGGTggccaggcacaagtataaactgggggaggagtggctggagagcagccctacagagagggatctgggggtgctggtcgacaacAGGCTCAGTAGGAGCCAGCAGTGGCCCCTGGCAGCCAACAGGGCAAACCACGTTCCGtagtgcatcaaacacagcatcaccagccGGTCAGGAGAggggattatcccactgtatCCAGTGCTGGTGCGGCCTCAACTGCAGTACCGTGTGCAGTTCTGAGACCCACCATTTAAGAAGGATGCGAAGGCCCCTGAACGCGTCCAGAGGAGGGAAACAAAGccggtgaaagggctggaagaaaTGCCCTATGAGGAGCGACTAAGGActctgggcttgtctagtttggagaaaaggaggctgaggggcggcCTCATTGCTctttacagcttcctgaggaggggacatgCAGAGGGACGTGCTGAGCACTGCTGGATATCGAGTGATAGGACATATGGgcatggttcaaagctgcaccggggaggtttagactggacattaggaagcatttctttatcaagagggtggtcaaaccctggaacaggcttcccagagaggtagTTGATGCCCTAAGCCTGTCAGAGCATAAgcggcatttggacaatgcctttaaCAACATGCTTTGACTTtgggtcagccctgaattggtcaggcagttggactagatgatcgttgcaGGTCTCTTTCAACTGAAGTAGTCtagttctattctattctattctattctattctattctattctattctattctattctcaGAAGTTACTACAAGTGCCTGAATGCTATAGACAGGTTTTGAATAACAATCCACAAATAATGAAAACTTGTATGTTGCACAAAATTGCATTCAACATACCCAATCTAAAGCATTTTAGATTAGTCAGACCTCTGTCAATTACTCATtgacaaaatgtatttcttattaGCCTGTTTGCTGCcctttaaataatataaatattcacagaaagaaaagacatccAAAAGCAGAATTCCTCTATAGCATTTGCTGTTATGCTACAGAGAAAGGAACTCCTGAACTGACCAATACACCTTAAGTGATTGCAAGATTTTCTCATGAACAAACATAATACCCTAATGTatgttttactttgctttgaaAACGTAATGAAGCTTTTATTCAGATCAGTGTGTGCACGAACATGTGTGTAGAAGGCGAGAAGCGTGCTACACACATAGAGCAAAATCTCAAACTCTGAATTTTCAATATGAGAGTATTAAAGGCTTTAAGAGTCACCCAGATTGAGTGTTTTTGCTGAGGTCAGTTCAGCGGGGAGCAGTGTTGCCAACACAGCCCTAGTAGCAGGACGCAGCCCTCCCAGGGCTCTTTCACCTTTCACCCCTGGCAGCTGCAGCTCCTCGCTGAGAGGCGCACGGAGCGGGTCAGCACGTCCCGGGAGGTGCAGGAGATACATCTTGCCAAGCCACCGGGAGAAGTTACTTCTGGTCTCCCCCCAGATCCTACCCTGCACTTGAGCGGCACTATGACGGCAGAGAAAAGGCAGACGTGAGGCCAGTGACACCACCGCGCCTGCGGGGAGGGCACCGGCCGGAGCGGGTCACCGATCCCTGCCAGGCTGCCACCGGCCGCCAGCTGCATCCGGACACCGGCCTCCACGAGGTTATTTCACCACGTGAATAACCCACTCCGATACCTTGGGAACGCTTTTTTTCCCTAGACACAGCCTTTTTTAACCGCATCGCACACGCCCGCGGGCGGGGGCAGCGGCTCGGGGATCTCCACGGGAAGCACagccggggcggggcgcggccgcTCCGCCCCCGCCCGGGCCCGTACGTGCGGGTGTGGCGCTGCCCCGCCCCGAGTGACGCCGAGGGGGCGgaggcgggcgcggagcggggcgggcccGCTCTATCCAGCCGCGGCGGGCCCGCTCCGTTTCCCCGGCCGGCATAGGCGGAGCGGCCCCTTCCTTCCTGTTTCCGCTCGGCAGCCCGGCGCTCGTACCGTAGGGCAGCGGTACCgtggggcggcgggcgggagtgaggggaggcggcgcggccctcccgccccgcgccccggccaTGCCTTCCCGCCGTGCTCCGTGCCCCCCCGGGCGGCGGCTACCTGTGGCCGGGCGGAGGGGAGCGCTGCCGGGTGCGGGCCGCGGCGGGCGCTTTTCCCTCACGGCCTGTGTCTTCTCTCCGCAGGGACCTCGGCGCCGCCCTTCCGTCGCTCGGCAGGACCGGAGGGTGCCCGAGGCGGCGCTGGGTTCCCCCCCTACCGCCGGTGagggtggcgcggcggcctcCACAGCGCGGCCGttgggcggggcggggcgcgcggcCGGCCGTAaacgggccgggggcgggggggggcgggcctgAGTGGCGGCAGCGGCGGTGTCGTCAGGGAAGGGGCCGCCGGGGAGGCGTCCGTGTGGCGGCTGGCGGGAGCAGGCGCCGGGCCGAGGTGCTCCGCGCTTCCCGCCCCGTCTGGGCGCTGGCGGGCGGCCCGGGGCGACCTCGGCCTGCGCTCGGGCACCGCCGTGGGCGCTGCCGGCGCCGTTCTCGCGTTGTTTTTGAGTCGCCGACTGGTGCTGGGCCAGTAACTAAAGCAGTGGCCCGGTCCCTCGCCTCCCCAGTAACACCCAGAGAGAGAGAAGCCAACTGGGCTCCCTTCCCGTCTCTTCCGAAGAAGCACAGGCTTCGCTTTTTTTCCACGTAGCAATTTTTTCTTGATAGTATCTCAAGTTCTGTTGGATGAAATGCCTAATTACTTTGTAAACAGCGCACTTTAAGGTAGGGGCAACACTGCATTGCGCTTTCACATAATATGCACTACTTATTGCAAAAATGAGCTTGCTCTTTAATAACAAAAGGCGATGACTTAAATTTAAATGGTAATTATTGTGtatgtgtgcttttatttttctgaatactcagaagttactatttttttattctataggGTTTTCCCAATAGAAAAACCGAAAAAATGATCGATATTAAGGCTTGGGCTGAATACATCGTGGAGTGGGCTGCAAAGGACCCATACGGCTTTCTTACTACAGTGATCTTGGCCCTGACACCATTGTTTGTAATTAGTGCAGTGCTTTCATGGAAGCTTGCAAAAATGATCGAGGCCAGGGAGCgagagcaaaagaagaaacagaaacgcCAAGAGAATATTGCAAAAGCCAAACGAAAGAAGGattaaatggggggaaaaaaaacaccaacaaaacaaacaatggTCTTTCATGTgcaaaaaatccactttttacATGAAACACTTGTATGTTTTGTGTTGTAACTCTCCTTTAATACTTGATCATGTTATTTCTTGAAGTATGAAATTCAATCCccccagtgtattttttttttctgctgagatgACTTGTGTTAAAGTTTGCCCAAGTGACACTTACTACAGTCACTTAATCTACTACTTGTGTTCTAGTGCACGTTGCTTTTCTAAATTTgcatgttaaattaaaaaaattaatctgttggGTGGCTCTGGAGGTAGAtcattatggttttatttttttttccttagctgaGCTATGACTTAACAAGTGTCTTAAAACTGTCAAATTATGTGAATGGTAAACTGGATTACAGAAAGGCAAGTTTTGGTATACCTTCAGCAGAGCTGAGATACACTAGTTTTGGAGTTCATTAGCATCCCTTACTGATTTCCTCTAAGGCCTGTGGTTCATTCAGCTGCTGCCTGTAGGGGCTGCTGTAGGTGGGACTTATCTGCAAAAAGAACCTAACTTagcttttcctgtttcctgaaCTACCGGACATTGACAGTTTTTAAATTTAGCCCAGATTTAAGGAAACTGATTTCTTGTTCTTATGATCTTCATTTGTCTTAAGCCACTCATGTTCTACAAAATACATTactatgttgttttgttttccctaacAATCACCTGAATGCTCCACTTGTAGCTAATTTGTTTCTGCCTGCAGAAGCTTTTATGCCTCAAAGAATAGCCATAAATGGGGTGAGACCAAAGGCTCAGGTGGCCCAGTGACCTATAAGGGGTGGCTGTGGGAGAGTATAGAAGAAGGATGTGTGTGCTGGTGACAGTAGTTCTTCCTACTAGCTAACCTTCTGGCTACCTTTGATTTAGGACCTTCTGGgcataaacttgagcataggaagttccacctaaacatggggaggaacttcattactttgagggtggcagagcactggaacaggctgcccagagaggtggtggaatctccaactctggagacattcaaaacccgcctggacgcattcctgtgcaacctgctctgggtgaccctgctctggcaggggggctggactggatgatctccagaggtcccttccaacccctaccattctgtgattctatgattttggggATATTTGTTCTCATGGCCCTTGAAACTCTGCTGCCATACTGGAAAAAGTCCATGTGGGGTTTGTGTTGTAAATATGCCAAAATTATTTAACCTTAATTCCAATACATGTTTTTCTAACAGAAgtgattaatttttcaaagctgattttttaTTAATAGTCTAGTTCTAAAGAGCTTGTGGTTTTAATGCTGAAGAGCATTAGGTTTTCAGACAGCATATTTCTAAATGGCAGCACAGAGTTGTGCTTTCTGGCAATGAGTCCTTCATTATGCTTAAAAATAATAGCACTGTTCAGATGAGGAGACCTAGAGAGCTGGCTTACACAAAGGGGGATTAGAAGTGGAGACTCTATGTGAAATAACTTAAAGTAAATGTGAAGTATTATTGATCATCTTTCAACTTTGTTGGTCAAAGCAAGCATTATTAGAAAATGACATTTTGGCATTTTATAAATACATGGAAATAAGTCTCCGCTGTTTTGTCTCAAGTATTGTTAAGTGTGTATGTGTTCCACCTTTGATACCTACATAGATTATAAAACACATGGAGAACCAATAAAGGATGCACTACATAAATAAATTTGatactttttttgaaaaattttttggtctttattttgaCTTGAAGTTCTCAAACATCATCTCTAAGCAAGTAATTTGCACATTATATGTACCCAAACTATGGCCAAATAAATCTATTAATTTAGGGAAGTCCCCacatactaaaaataaaacctaattattttaatattaatgacaGCCCCTTGTCCTAAAACCTGCGTTATTTTCCATCAGCTTTACCAAGTGCTTCCAACCTCTGTTGGAAGTTATATGTAGTTTAACTCAGCCTGATTTTATCCAACTGCTAGCTGCAAATCAAATATTCAAATatgttgttttcttaaatttaagtTACAAGAATGTGTCTTAAGATTAATTAATACAGTGCATAGTCAGTGTAGTGTCAGTGATTCCTGTTAATGAAATCAACTTTTCCATCCACTTGACAGAGGAAAGCACACTGGCACTGCCACAGGAATTAACAAGCATTCTGAAGAAGTATCTTAAAATGATGCCTAGGTTTCAGAAAATTTAAGTGTACAGATTAACTAATATTTATtacatgaaaaacaattttaaaaacaaatgagtcttcaaggaaaaaacaatttaGATTTATTTAAGAGAATTAAGTTAGCTAGAAAACTTACCTATGATTTTACAAGTAACCTATGAACAGCAACTGTCAAAAACAAACTTACTTAGTAACACATCCTGTTTTCCACTAAAGCCAAACATTTTGCAGTAGGTTTGTCGTGATTAAGCCTATTTGAACAGTTCTGCAAAAATCAATGAAATGGCTTTAATATTACTTTATTGCACACTTACTTACATATAACAGCTGTTTATGTTGGCCATTAAAATATCTTAGCAATATCTGTACATTGCAGTGGTTTACTTATTGTGACCACTACCACTGCCTGGTGGCATCCAGGAACCTGGCTGAAAGGTGCTGGCGATGCTCGTTGGGTCTTGCGAAGGCTCTTTCTTCCCATAGTAAGGGGCTGACGCGTGGCCTTTAACCTGAGTGTGAACTGGTTCAGCAACAAGTCCCTCCTTGTATTCCTTGGCCTGAAGCAGTTTATCCTTTTCGGATACAtctttgattttctgtttcatttcttctctgtaattttcattcttcagaaTCTCCTAAGAACACAGGACAAAGACAATGAGATAAATCAGAAGTAAATCAAATGCACAATGTTGGAATAAAACATTTCAAGCCGtcattgtttttcttaattttataatCCAAATTTTCAGGTAcgtaagaaataaaatgtgtgaaaattatctgtttttctACAACTGCAATTTCAGCCCTTGTTTAAAGTGCTCTTAATGCTTTGATCATGTTGTTGAAGCAAAACTGCATTGTTGTACCCCAGTTTCACTATACTATTggatcaaaaaggaaaagaaattaaacaacagTCATCAACAAATGTGAAAATGCACTAAAAATAAGGCTACCGTTTACATTGTCTTCTGTGTAGGCCTTACTATGATATAGCTATTTATCACTTGCATTTTCTCCTGTAACTCACTACGCCCATGACTTCAGGTATCTGTGCAGTTTTGGGAGAAGATGTGCAACCTTGACTCTGCTAGTACCTAGCCCGAAGCCATGCCAGATtaacaaatgaataaaataactaaaaaaaaaaaaaacaggacagaaCTGAAACTACTGAGATGGTACTAGTAACTCAGGAGAAAAAACACAGGaggggggtggcagtgggggaggaggtggggcaAAGCATAACAGCTCAGCAAGGCCAAGGAGTGGCATGGTCCAAGCAGCAAGGGAGGACAACACATCCTCTGATGAGATGGGTACTGTGATGAGGACACTGAGCACAACACTGCTGAGGCCAGCTTTATGTTAACTCTACGCATCTACCAGCTGTGTATAGCTAAAATAAATGTACGGCATTCATAAAGGGTGTAAAATCATACCTACTGCCTCTGCACAGgtaaaaaactcaaacaaaagtGATCTAGTTTTAGAGGTTTACCTCCACCCCTGATAAAGTGAAACAACCATCTGATGCATGATCCCACTGCAAGgtcaaaaaaaacacccaggacGTGTATTCGGAGAAGGCTCATACAACTTGCCGATTCAACTTCATGAAGCTCTGTATGAACCACGGCTGGTACAGGTTAAAGCTGGAAATTCACTAGTGAACATGACTTGAACTGGGATTTGGCTGTTTCCACTGAGAAACGCTGAGGCTATTAGTTGAAGCAAGTGCAATTACTGGCTTATCCTCAGGTATAATGGAAAAACAGCTGTTAGTACACCTTGccatatttttcaaaggaaaacacaactCTCAAAGTAAACACATagaaaaaagccctgaaaaatactgaaatctaTCTTTTATCTGTTAGCTTATGCTTCCTATTAGAAGGATGATTTGCAAATTCTGCTAACAAGACTTCTCTGTGCTTTTGTTAGGGCAGATAGCAAAGAGGGttagaaaggaaagcagaaagatgATACAAATTTTTATGACACTTTGAACCCAAATACAACTTAACTATAATCAACACTATGTAACAAGGAAGCTGCTAACATCCACATTTCCACTGGGATACTGGAGGAAAACGGCTGAGCAGCTTTCTCTGGATTACAAGTATATGGAAGAGCTAAGGAGAAACGAGACCAGTGCACTTCTCTCTTGAGTAGAAGACCATGACATTACTTTAGGAATGGCATTAAAATACATGTGATACTGCCAAGAGATGACATAGCAAGTATGTGAAAAtttaagaacatttaaaaaagcagtatttaaagaaaaccttAGAGATACCATGAAAACTAACACCTTTTTCTGAGTCCTTAATTGCCTCTATACTTAAACTCACAGATGCACAGAGCAGAAGTAAAACACCTCACATACTGAAGGTGGGCAGGGAGAGGTAGAAAATTCTCCCATactcaaacaaaaatattgctgaGTGTAACAAGGTCAAATTTTCAACAGTCAGTATAGCAAAACCTCATTATCACGTCTCTCAATTCCGTCCTTGTTTACCATACACCTGTATAACCCTACTGTGACCTTACTGATTTCAAGGGCATTACTCCTACGGTGCTTGTATTCCCCCACTAAGAAGCAAGGTTATACACCTTTGTGATATCTGAAGACTGCATCATAGTCTCTGCTAAAACAGCATGAAATGATTTATTAAAATACGAATGTAATTCACTTAACTGCGACTTGCTAACTTCAAATCCTTTCCTGTGATTACTTTAACAGAGTTATCTTAGTCAGGTAATAGCAGCTGTAACTAAATTCCAAATGTTCcaagttcattttaaatgctgatgtATAATTGTCGTCTGGTTTTCAGACTCAAGTAAGGCTCTTTTAATCAGCTTTCACCGGCCAACGCATAGTTGTGATCTAGTAAAATAACCATGTTGATCTTGAAAAAAGCATGAAGAATGATCCTCATTAgcaaacataggaaaaaaaaaaaacaaactgaagtgaCTAGTTCAGATTCTTCTATACAGTCCACACCAGGACAAAAATTTTCAAGTTCAAAGTGTCTGCACACATCCATGCCGTGCATTAAATTCATGCCACTAACATGTAAACTGAAATCAGGGTTTCTATGCTCAAACTAAAGAAAATGTGAATCAGGAATCTTGAGCATGTTAGAAAAATTGGGTCAGATTAGATTTCTTGGCATAAACATCTTGTCCTTTGACACTGGCAAGTTTGTTCTGTGAAACTCTCTCACAGGCACTGAGTCCTTGTTTCTAATACTATCACCAGCAAACACTTCATTCTCAATTCTCATTAGaacacatgctttttcttttttttttttttttaatattttgattgTATTTCTAAATACTATTGGTTCAACTACCATAGACACTGCAATTTGAAGCAGTTATGAGACTGAAGTTTCCCTGCCATtacaagcatttaaataaaagatcCAAGTAGTTCCAAATTTGATTAGGATAATCAGCTTcattcaaaatgcaaattttaatgaATCTATTGCATGCATATTTGTAGAAGGAATTATCCTTAAAACACACTAGAAGTGTGCAGGATCTTTAGAACTATCTTCCAAATTTGGCTTCAGTTTATCTGCACAGCTCTGCACTTAAATACAGTGAGCCTTAGAAAGGTTCCTCCGCAGACACCCTCCTGGTCTACACGGCTTCCTATCACCTGTCGACAAAgtcttgtcttttttgtttgcttgtttgttttgtttgttttttttaaacttacattgGCAGGTTCAGaacatttctcttctctcctcctccaagatgaattgaaatattttataaaatggcTAGCTTCACTATAAACTGCCCCTCCAAAACATactatttcagttttctgctgAAATGTAAGAACATGAATACATAATGTGCTCTAACCTTTACgggaaatataaaataattctatCCAACACAAAGAACATGGTATATACCAGGTGACTGCCGTTTTCTAAGGGCTAGCTTGCTCTTCCAACACTCTCCTTATACAAATAAATTATGAGAGCCATTTGAACTTGCAGTTCTCAGGAGGTGCATGGTATCTAAAGAGCACCAGCAATGCCCTTcatcattttcattaaaagagaAATCTAAGGATTTGGATTATGCTGCaaaactaaaaaatgaaaaatgcctgAAGACATCCATCTATGTTTCATACCAGTTGAAATCCCTGCATGTAGATGTTCACCTTGAAATGTATCAGCTTCCAGCATTTGGAACAAGATACATACAATGCGGCAAGAACTAGGTCCAACTACATGTTCTACAGTTACTTCTAAGTGGGatgtgaaagaagaaattttactCACTGCAGATAACTGGTTGTCCAGCTTTGCTGATTATTGTAAGCTCTATGAGGTTTTTAATCCTTCTAATGGCTGGAGCTGGATGCCTT is a genomic window containing:
- the SMIM15 gene encoding small integral membrane protein 15, which encodes MIDIKAWAEYIVEWAAKDPYGFLTTVILALTPLFVISAVLSWKLAKMIEAREREQKKKQKRQENIAKAKRKKD
- the NDUFAF2 gene encoding NADH dehydrogenase [ubiquinone] 1 alpha subcomplex assembly factor 2 translates to MGRPWQALRALRLRLLGPEKELVGTDQFGNKYYRVPKHETRAGQIIPERRFVEAINRQAYQYEMGDFPTEWEAWIRKKRNDPPTIEEILKNENYREEMKQKIKDVSEKDKLLQAKEYKEGLVAEPVHTQVKGHASAPYYGKKEPSQDPTSIASTFQPGSWMPPGSGSGHNK